In one Flammeovirga yaeyamensis genomic region, the following are encoded:
- a CDS encoding sulfatase, whose product MKKIFILFGLLLGHLVYAQNKKPNIVFIYIDDMGWADLGCYGNTYHESPAIDAFAKQGIRYTNAYAPAPVCSPARAGVFSGMYPAKLGITDWMPGHWRPYEKKLAVINRTQYLPLEIETFGEALKDAGYKTGYFGKWHLGDDEEHFVDKQGFDDVVMYQGGGRHYKLSDKFYPKQEIDDEVYLTDALTDYSCDFLERNKDEQFLLVISHFAVHIPLQAPDSLVQHFEEKPKTMPVNNPLYGGMIKSLDNNVKVVLDKLDELGLSENTFVVLYSDNGGLYQPYDLKYLEFCGNMPVTSNAPLRGEKGNLYEGGVRVPMMARWPGKISPNTVSNTSVSGIDLFPTFLELAGVKKGNRPLDGQSLVATFSGKDVNHQRPLYWHYPVFHHGDPASSVRMGDYKLIKNYVTEEVELYNLSDDIGEQNNLSDTHKKMKKKMLKSLETHLDKVKADLPTDNPNFDQEKRLEWGVHPDKHEKKANK is encoded by the coding sequence ATGAAAAAGATCTTCATTCTATTTGGGCTATTGCTGGGACATCTGGTTTATGCTCAAAACAAAAAACCCAATATTGTTTTTATTTATATCGACGATATGGGTTGGGCAGACTTAGGTTGCTACGGAAATACCTATCATGAGAGCCCAGCGATTGATGCCTTTGCAAAACAGGGTATTCGATACACCAATGCATATGCACCTGCTCCTGTCTGTTCGCCAGCACGAGCCGGAGTATTTTCAGGAATGTATCCAGCAAAATTAGGTATTACCGATTGGATGCCTGGACATTGGCGTCCCTATGAGAAGAAGTTAGCGGTGATAAATAGAACACAATATTTACCATTAGAAATAGAAACATTTGGCGAAGCGCTTAAAGATGCTGGCTATAAAACAGGTTATTTTGGCAAATGGCATTTAGGTGATGATGAGGAACACTTTGTAGACAAACAAGGCTTTGACGACGTAGTCATGTACCAAGGTGGTGGAAGACATTATAAACTGTCAGACAAATTTTACCCCAAACAAGAAATTGATGATGAAGTCTATTTAACAGATGCCCTTACCGATTATTCTTGCGACTTTTTGGAGAGAAATAAAGACGAACAATTCTTATTGGTCATCTCACATTTTGCAGTGCATATTCCTCTGCAAGCACCAGATAGTTTAGTACAACATTTCGAAGAAAAGCCAAAGACAATGCCGGTCAATAATCCATTGTATGGTGGCATGATCAAGTCGTTGGATAATAACGTAAAAGTAGTGTTAGATAAATTGGATGAACTCGGTTTATCGGAGAATACTTTTGTGGTATTGTACTCGGATAATGGAGGTTTATATCAACCCTATGATTTAAAATATCTAGAGTTCTGCGGTAATATGCCGGTGACATCAAATGCTCCTCTAAGAGGTGAAAAAGGCAATTTATATGAAGGTGGAGTAAGAGTACCAATGATGGCAAGATGGCCCGGTAAAATATCACCAAATACAGTATCAAATACTTCTGTAAGTGGTATAGATCTTTTTCCTACTTTCTTGGAATTAGCAGGTGTGAAGAAAGGCAATCGACCATTAGATGGTCAAAGTTTAGTGGCCACATTCTCAGGAAAAGATGTAAATCATCAAAGACCATTGTATTGGCATTACCCCGTTTTTCATCATGGAGATCCAGCTTCTTCTGTACGTATGGGCGATTATAAGCTCATCAAAAATTATGTAACAGAAGAGGTGGAACTGTACAACTTGTCGGATGATATTGGAGAACAAAACAACCTTTCTGATACCCATAAAAAGATGAAAAAGAAGATGTTGAAATCTTTAGAAACACATCTTGATAAAGTAAAAGCAGACTTACCTACAGACAATCCAAATTTCGATCAGGAGAAACGATTGGAATGGGGTGTACATCCAGATAAGCATGAAAAAAAAGCAAATAAATAA
- a CDS encoding choice-of-anchor D domain-containing protein, translated as MKYTIFYIILFGLVNLTANAQISISGEDEGVKILPDMAGYNNNTTNIFNPWSNDARRNTWVKTNSPLIRYPGGTVSTYWDHRKGRLFGMPEGNEIDITNDDLRPFVQRKHVINWVTTFTRGSNPMYDLKLLYDEMNGGTNVMFVLNMVTPGADYYEKLWGRSVNQSPESDDWWAMMDDRFANALAMLEQAEQNGIPVKYIEFGNEYFFGIGPSGTGSNGGAAVEPYSAGSSSDSKMRGAFPGDGVSYASAVNNWAAKLKALYPNARLAATGSDNNSDSPSRRNSWNEKVITQIDRDLVEAVSFHIYGGVHEGSVTEDAHELGLALKSLKESWEFDSLRSKMPDDMEYWFTEFDLSSNNSAQGEKTWGLGLATIFQSNNWMKNGNLGLLAFHQFADGGSNNRLTGFGRAYAMYSWASRFCTKAQKLQFDGTTDLTTGIANVQGWKFSNNPSNNDKYLIINFSGEAQDLTVVPELVGQDYQIASTWLGSFNDADVEDGQLENTVSMPAFSILIAETAPDNQSARIGVSIDNQSMDNDQKVNLGIVPLTTSTSKVIEISNNGQEDLVLDNALVTIIGDTDNEVTLQLDQLTGSISSGASESFTLDFEGKLEGAKNFSLEIVSNSVANDKFTILFQANVEELSPSYTLSLNAKDILNSTTHDFGDFTNESAAIKRSIGIKNTGNQDLIIDVNATQLSGHADFMLEKLPAKIKVGTTEYVELIYTPNAVGDISSTLNVIFENYDDDVELTFEASKTDIEYTYKVEYKYNGTVLENNATIDLGDLEYNGGEEIVSIEMKSLGNTTILVDQNQSKIEGSLYNLQALPTDIDPNKYKLIMVRFRPLSYGNYDAKLTVVTNAENNSTMVINFKAAVINKNPSFALSVENEKVEKEFDFGEYDASDNVKHFEILNDGFVDLEINEVKISGEDKDQFILNVDGLNNVLEPSQSTDFSIEFKPTQSEVSAELSISSNVGSTPKTYTINGTGGNITSIYPTTSKVDIYPTIWKSGSTLQFKLPQEELYLSVISVIGEEIISITGKLSDVQKAIQDISYSLPKGLYIFQVHSGNEHFAKRIVKQ; from the coding sequence ATGAAATATACAATTTTTTACATTATACTTTTTGGTCTTGTCAACTTAACGGCAAACGCACAGATATCGATTTCAGGGGAAGATGAAGGAGTGAAAATATTACCTGATATGGCAGGTTATAATAACAATACTACTAATATATTTAATCCTTGGTCTAACGATGCGAGAAGAAACACATGGGTAAAAACAAACTCTCCTTTAATAAGGTATCCGGGTGGTACAGTAAGTACTTATTGGGATCACCGAAAAGGACGTTTATTTGGTATGCCTGAAGGAAATGAGATTGATATTACCAATGATGATTTAAGACCTTTCGTTCAGAGGAAACATGTAATTAATTGGGTAACGACTTTTACAAGAGGATCAAACCCAATGTATGATCTCAAACTATTGTATGATGAGATGAATGGTGGTACCAATGTAATGTTTGTTTTAAACATGGTGACGCCGGGAGCTGATTATTATGAAAAACTATGGGGACGTTCTGTAAATCAATCTCCCGAAAGCGACGATTGGTGGGCAATGATGGACGACCGTTTTGCAAATGCCTTAGCTATGTTAGAACAAGCCGAGCAAAATGGAATTCCTGTAAAATATATTGAATTTGGTAATGAGTACTTTTTTGGAATTGGACCATCAGGAACAGGTTCCAATGGAGGTGCAGCTGTAGAACCTTATTCGGCAGGGTCTTCGAGCGATTCAAAAATGAGAGGAGCTTTTCCTGGTGATGGCGTCAGTTACGCATCTGCTGTAAATAATTGGGCAGCTAAATTAAAAGCATTGTATCCCAATGCTCGTTTGGCTGCGACAGGATCGGATAATAATTCGGATTCGCCATCTCGTAGAAACAGTTGGAATGAGAAAGTAATCACTCAAATAGACCGCGATTTAGTGGAAGCAGTTTCATTTCACATTTATGGAGGGGTGCACGAAGGAAGTGTTACTGAAGATGCTCATGAATTAGGACTTGCTTTAAAATCGCTGAAAGAATCTTGGGAATTCGATAGCCTTCGTTCTAAAATGCCAGACGACATGGAATACTGGTTCACAGAATTTGATTTATCGAGTAACAATTCTGCACAAGGTGAAAAAACTTGGGGCTTAGGTTTGGCGACTATTTTCCAGTCCAATAACTGGATGAAGAACGGTAATCTAGGTTTATTGGCCTTTCATCAATTTGCTGATGGAGGAAGTAATAACAGGTTAACAGGTTTTGGTAGAGCTTATGCCATGTATTCTTGGGCATCAAGATTTTGTACTAAAGCACAAAAACTACAATTTGATGGAACCACGGACTTAACCACCGGAATTGCCAATGTTCAGGGTTGGAAGTTTTCTAATAATCCTTCGAATAACGACAAATATTTAATTATCAATTTTTCTGGAGAAGCTCAAGATTTAACTGTCGTTCCTGAATTGGTTGGACAGGATTATCAAATAGCTAGCACTTGGCTTGGAAGTTTTAACGATGCCGATGTGGAAGATGGACAATTGGAGAACACGGTAAGTATGCCTGCTTTCAGTATTCTAATTGCAGAAACAGCTCCAGATAATCAATCAGCTAGAATTGGCGTATCTATTGATAATCAATCAATGGATAATGATCAAAAAGTGAATTTGGGTATTGTACCTTTAACTACATCAACATCAAAAGTGATCGAGATTTCTAATAATGGTCAGGAAGATTTAGTATTGGATAATGCATTGGTAACAATAATTGGAGATACAGATAATGAGGTCACTCTTCAGTTAGATCAATTGACAGGTAGTATTTCATCGGGAGCATCAGAAAGCTTTACGCTTGATTTTGAAGGGAAGTTAGAAGGCGCAAAAAACTTCTCTTTGGAGATCGTTAGCAACTCTGTAGCAAACGATAAATTCACCATTCTTTTTCAAGCCAATGTAGAGGAGCTTTCTCCTTCTTATACCTTATCATTAAATGCTAAGGATATTTTAAATAGCACCACTCATGACTTTGGAGACTTTACCAATGAAAGTGCTGCAATTAAGCGATCAATAGGGATAAAAAATACAGGTAATCAAGATTTAATCATCGATGTAAATGCTACCCAGCTATCGGGACATGCTGATTTTATGTTGGAAAAACTGCCTGCAAAGATCAAAGTAGGCACTACTGAATATGTAGAGCTTATCTATACTCCGAATGCTGTTGGAGATATTTCTTCTACTTTAAATGTGATCTTCGAAAACTACGATGATGATGTGGAGTTGACTTTCGAAGCGTCGAAAACTGATATTGAATACACTTATAAAGTGGAGTATAAATATAACGGTACAGTACTAGAAAATAATGCCACTATAGATCTAGGTGATTTAGAATACAATGGAGGTGAGGAAATAGTGAGCATTGAAATGAAAAGCTTAGGAAATACGACTATTCTTGTGGATCAAAACCAAAGTAAAATTGAAGGTTCGTTATATAATCTTCAAGCCTTACCAACTGATATTGACCCTAATAAATATAAGTTGATCATGGTGCGTTTCCGTCCTTTGAGTTATGGTAATTATGATGCCAAGTTAACTGTGGTGACAAATGCTGAAAATAATAGCACTATGGTCATTAATTTCAAAGCGGCTGTTATCAATAAGAACCCTTCTTTTGCACTATCTGTAGAAAATGAAAAAGTGGAAAAGGAGTTTGATTTTGGTGAATATGATGCTTCAGATAATGTAAAACATTTTGAAATTCTAAACGACGGATTTGTTGATTTAGAAATAAACGAAGTAAAGATTTCAGGAGAAGATAAAGATCAATTTATTCTAAATGTTGATGGCCTTAATAATGTACTCGAGCCATCTCAAAGTACTGATTTTTCAATAGAATTTAAGCCAACTCAATCGGAAGTTTCTGCGGAATTGAGCATCTCTTCTAATGTTGGATCGACTCCAAAAACATATACAATTAATGGTACGGGAGGAAATATTACCTCAATTTATCCAACCACATCTAAGGTGGATATTTACCCAACAATTTGGAAGTCAGGATCAACACTTCAGTTTAAGCTACCTCAAGAGGAATTGTACTTATCCGTTATTTCTGTGATAGGTGAAGAAATAATTTCTATAACTGGTAAGCTCTCTGATGTTCAAAAAGCCATTCAGGACATATCTTATTCACTACCTAAGGGACTCTACATTTTCCAAGTTCACTCGGGTAACGAGCATTTTGCCAAAAGAATAGTAAAACAATAA
- a CDS encoding sulfatase family protein has translation MKKRNIILLSLFIVGLLYAKTEKDKTKNKLPNVLLILADDFGYGDISAHQSDSKIETPALDKLINSGLSFSNAHAASSVCTPSRYSLLTGRYSWRSKLKSGVLFGYDLPLIQNEYTLGKMFKEKGYATASIGKWHLGLPWQLKETSNYKQRTQKKIFFNVLAKEKDVDLSASFTDTTWHHKIGFDYFYGTSASLDMPPYVMVENGGLTAPLTHSINDSGPSELYNKGIWRGGPAAENFDHNDVLPDIVQKTSSFIKENKDKPFFVYMPITAPHSPWLPDEKFKGKSNAGKYGDFLYMVDDVVAQVMKSLKENGVDENTIVIFTSDNGAPLKNIQKYGGNGHHANAHFRGQKGDLYEGGHHIPLVMHWPKGIKAKQKSNDLIVLTDILSTLSDIIGGDVPAGQAEDSHSFAKVIHQEADFEPRKTAVYHSQVGLFAIQSGEWKLIENLGSGGFSKPRFVESEPKHPNKQLYNLSIDPQEFDNRVVDTPEVAEELQQLLDDIRKHQTIN, from the coding sequence ATGAAAAAAAGAAATATAATCCTTCTTTCCCTTTTTATTGTGGGCTTGCTTTATGCTAAAACGGAGAAAGACAAAACAAAAAATAAATTGCCCAATGTGTTACTCATCTTAGCCGATGATTTTGGGTATGGAGATATATCAGCACATCAAAGTGACTCTAAAATTGAAACTCCAGCATTAGATAAACTGATCAATTCTGGCTTATCCTTTTCGAATGCACATGCTGCTTCATCAGTATGTACGCCATCAAGGTATTCCTTATTAACCGGACGATATTCATGGCGTTCTAAATTAAAAAGCGGGGTGCTATTTGGGTATGATCTTCCATTAATCCAAAATGAATACACCTTAGGTAAAATGTTTAAGGAGAAAGGGTATGCGACAGCATCAATTGGTAAGTGGCACCTTGGATTACCTTGGCAACTAAAAGAAACATCAAACTACAAGCAAAGAACACAAAAGAAGATCTTCTTCAATGTATTGGCCAAAGAAAAGGATGTTGATTTATCGGCATCATTTACAGACACTACTTGGCATCATAAAATTGGTTTCGATTACTTTTATGGCACAAGTGCATCTTTAGATATGCCTCCCTATGTAATGGTAGAAAACGGAGGATTAACAGCCCCTTTAACACATTCTATCAACGATTCGGGTCCAAGTGAATTGTATAATAAAGGAATTTGGAGAGGCGGACCGGCAGCAGAAAATTTTGATCATAATGATGTGTTGCCTGATATCGTTCAAAAAACTTCATCATTTATAAAAGAAAACAAAGACAAACCGTTTTTTGTGTACATGCCTATTACGGCTCCACATTCACCTTGGCTACCTGATGAAAAATTCAAAGGCAAATCCAATGCAGGTAAATACGGCGACTTCTTGTACATGGTCGACGACGTAGTGGCACAAGTCATGAAATCGCTCAAAGAAAATGGTGTTGATGAGAATACGATTGTGATATTTACTTCAGACAATGGAGCTCCACTAAAGAATATTCAGAAGTATGGAGGGAATGGACATCATGCAAATGCACATTTTAGAGGACAGAAAGGTGATCTATACGAAGGAGGACATCATATTCCGTTGGTGATGCACTGGCCTAAAGGTATCAAAGCAAAGCAAAAGTCAAACGATTTGATTGTACTTACTGATATACTTTCCACATTATCAGATATTATCGGAGGTGATGTGCCAGCAGGGCAAGCAGAAGACAGTCATAGTTTTGCTAAAGTCATTCATCAAGAAGCTGATTTTGAACCAAGGAAAACAGCCGTTTATCATTCCCAAGTGGGCCTATTTGCTATTCAATCTGGAGAGTGGAAATTGATAGAAAATTTAGGATCAGGTGGATTTTCTAAACCACGTTTTGTTGAATCGGAACCAAAGCATCCGAACAAGCAATTGTATAATTTATCTATCGATCCACAGGAATTCGATAATCGTGTCGTCGATACTCCAGAAGTTGCAGAAGAATTACAACAGTTATTGGACGATATTCGAAAACATCAGACTATAAACTAA
- a CDS encoding GH92 family glycosyl hydrolase: MKQGIIVLLLATLFWECQPKPSENLMLNQEDYSQKVNPFIGTTNQGNTNPGAILPWGMASALPHTKNFREKANGPAYYEYGDEQIYGFGNVNLSGLGCPIAGSVPLKLSRGNFDWEIDNFASGYSKEKAHAGYYGVSLDKHQIYAEMTATQRSTLYRFKNEGKGKKINLFLDMGANASHRKGGKLKVVNPNLITGAQYDGGFCGFPKSTEIYFAIEVNQPSNKVTVYQDQKPTEDKEAEGKKAGVVWEFDKDTEQIEVKVGISLVSVKNALENLRKEQGDYSFEKVHQLAVNEWNEQLSKVEIETSNVDNETIFYTALYHSLLLPHVVSDVNGEYYSRETEQVLVANDYTRYSTFSLWDTYRTLHPFLALMYPKEQRDMVVTMVEMYKECGRLPKWELFGYDTFCMVGDPAVPVITDSFLKGITDFDTDLALEGMLKSALDTNDNLIRPGIKQYINHGFIPIDDRGGDPKKFSWTNGIVWGPVSTTLEYNLADFNIAQLAKAIGKNQVAETFYQRSQSFKNLYDPKTTFFRPKMKNGEWLESFDPTDRFFDIRWERSGGKGFVEGNAWQYNFFVPHAMNELKALMGEEVFHNKLSELFENGEYDLTNEPDITFPYLFNYVKGKESKTQELVRNQGDLHFTNAPDGIPGNDDAGTLSAWLVFSQLGFFPDAPGIPTYQLTTPKFDKAILHLDDYIYEGKTIEIVKTGKNERFFNQITVGDKTRDEIYQLSHSELVNAGKLIFHTNSGQLSEVEN; encoded by the coding sequence ATGAAACAAGGTATAATCGTTTTACTTTTGGCCACCTTATTTTGGGAGTGTCAGCCAAAACCAAGCGAAAATTTGATGCTAAACCAAGAGGATTATTCCCAAAAAGTAAATCCTTTTATTGGTACAACGAACCAAGGAAACACAAACCCTGGAGCTATTTTACCATGGGGTATGGCTTCTGCACTTCCACATACAAAGAACTTTAGAGAAAAAGCCAACGGACCTGCCTATTATGAATATGGAGACGAACAAATTTATGGCTTTGGTAACGTCAATCTATCAGGTTTAGGTTGCCCTATTGCAGGATCTGTTCCTTTAAAATTATCAAGAGGAAATTTCGATTGGGAAATTGACAATTTTGCTTCTGGGTATTCAAAAGAGAAAGCACATGCAGGGTACTACGGAGTGTCATTAGATAAACATCAAATTTATGCAGAAATGACGGCCACACAAAGATCTACTCTGTATCGATTTAAGAATGAAGGAAAAGGAAAGAAGATCAATCTATTTTTAGACATGGGTGCCAATGCATCACATAGAAAAGGTGGTAAACTCAAAGTAGTCAATCCCAATTTAATCACAGGAGCACAATACGATGGTGGTTTCTGTGGTTTCCCTAAATCCACCGAAATTTATTTTGCGATTGAAGTAAACCAACCTTCAAATAAAGTAACGGTTTATCAAGACCAAAAGCCAACAGAGGACAAAGAAGCAGAAGGAAAAAAAGCAGGCGTTGTTTGGGAATTTGATAAAGACACTGAGCAAATAGAAGTAAAGGTGGGGATCTCTTTGGTTTCTGTTAAAAATGCATTAGAAAATCTGAGAAAAGAACAGGGAGATTACTCTTTCGAAAAAGTACATCAGTTAGCAGTTAACGAGTGGAATGAACAATTGTCTAAGGTAGAAATTGAAACTTCTAATGTCGATAACGAAACTATTTTTTATACCGCCCTGTATCATTCATTACTTCTTCCACACGTTGTAAGTGATGTAAACGGCGAGTATTATTCGAGAGAAACGGAGCAAGTTTTAGTAGCCAACGATTACACTAGATACAGTACTTTTTCCTTATGGGATACTTATAGAACACTACATCCTTTCTTGGCTCTTATGTATCCGAAAGAACAACGAGATATGGTGGTGACTATGGTCGAAATGTACAAGGAATGTGGACGTTTACCGAAATGGGAACTCTTTGGTTACGATACTTTTTGTATGGTAGGCGATCCAGCGGTTCCAGTAATTACCGACTCATTTTTAAAAGGGATTACCGATTTTGATACAGATTTAGCATTAGAAGGAATGTTGAAATCGGCTTTAGATACCAACGATAATTTAATTCGACCGGGTATCAAACAGTACATTAATCATGGATTTATTCCTATTGATGATCGAGGTGGAGATCCCAAGAAATTTAGTTGGACCAACGGTATTGTTTGGGGGCCTGTATCCACCACACTAGAATACAATTTAGCTGATTTCAATATAGCCCAATTGGCTAAAGCGATAGGTAAAAATCAAGTAGCGGAAACGTTCTATCAGAGAAGTCAGTCTTTCAAGAATTTATACGATCCTAAAACGACTTTCTTTAGACCTAAGATGAAAAACGGAGAATGGTTGGAAAGCTTCGACCCTACCGACAGATTTTTTGATATCCGTTGGGAAAGAAGTGGAGGTAAAGGCTTCGTAGAAGGAAATGCATGGCAATACAATTTCTTTGTGCCGCATGCTATGAACGAGTTAAAAGCATTAATGGGCGAAGAGGTTTTTCATAATAAGTTGTCGGAACTTTTCGAGAATGGAGAATATGATTTGACCAACGAGCCAGATATTACTTTCCCTTATCTATTTAATTATGTAAAAGGGAAAGAATCGAAAACTCAAGAATTGGTGAGGAATCAAGGAGATTTACACTTTACAAATGCCCCTGACGGTATTCCGGGTAATGATGATGCAGGTACGCTCTCGGCATGGTTAGTATTTTCACAACTAGGTTTCTTTCCAGATGCACCAGGCATTCCAACCTATCAGTTAACCACTCCAAAATTTGATAAAGCAATATTGCATTTAGATGATTATATTTATGAGGGAAAAACGATAGAAATTGTAAAGACGGGTAAAAACGAAAGATTTTTTAATCAAATCACAGTAGGTGATAAAACCCGAGATGAAATCTATCAATTGTCGCATTCGGAGTTAGTGAATGCCGGAAAATTGATCTTCCATACGAATTCTGGACAATTATCAGAAGTAGAGAATTAA
- a CDS encoding AraC family transcriptional regulator translates to MALILFLWSFVQSTLTAVAISFVNKSRLNYILSGIFLTLGGNTLLQYLNRFTDLKHNMPEFMFVSDMLDFMLPSLILWYVWELFGKTLNKKDYYIFAPAVISLICSITYITSFQPFTFSHFIGSIFHIGLLAGIVMWKSFVFYKVYKQLKLAKASAKNKQKEDLLWPNILLMFIGLSLWVAFLLLSYHSIVLPSDNPTQEIIRQVIEFNYIIFNSSIILVTMFFVMKYPKAFSGNTIEIKLEDKQEDNSIYKYYVERLNHLIDVEKVHLETELNEKGLAEQLEIQSYLLSKLLNDHLGKSFSEFINEKRVQHAMHLIAEDADKKMTNFAIAVDSGFRSESVFYVNFKKHSGMTPRQYRSQLKEKAA, encoded by the coding sequence ATGGCACTAATTCTATTCTTATGGTCTTTTGTGCAAAGCACGCTTACAGCCGTAGCTATAAGCTTTGTAAACAAAAGCAGACTTAACTATATTTTATCTGGCATCTTCTTAACTTTGGGTGGAAATACACTATTGCAATACTTAAATCGTTTCACTGATTTAAAGCACAATATGCCAGAGTTTATGTTTGTATCTGACATGTTGGATTTTATGCTTCCAAGCTTAATCTTATGGTATGTTTGGGAATTATTTGGTAAGACCTTAAACAAAAAGGATTACTATATTTTTGCTCCAGCAGTCATCTCACTAATCTGTTCTATTACTTATATTACTTCTTTCCAACCATTTACTTTTAGTCATTTTATTGGTTCGATTTTCCATATCGGATTACTTGCAGGTATTGTCATGTGGAAATCGTTTGTTTTTTACAAAGTGTATAAACAATTAAAACTAGCTAAAGCGTCTGCTAAAAATAAGCAGAAAGAGGACTTACTTTGGCCGAACATTTTATTAATGTTTATCGGTTTAAGTCTTTGGGTAGCTTTCTTGTTATTATCTTACCATTCTATTGTTCTTCCATCAGATAATCCTACTCAAGAAATCATACGTCAGGTGATCGAATTCAACTACATCATCTTTAACAGTAGTATTATCTTGGTGACAATGTTCTTTGTAATGAAATATCCTAAAGCATTCTCTGGAAATACTATTGAGATTAAATTAGAAGACAAACAAGAAGATAATTCAATTTATAAATATTATGTTGAGCGTTTAAATCACCTTATTGATGTTGAAAAAGTACATTTAGAAACTGAGTTAAACGAAAAAGGATTGGCTGAACAACTAGAAATTCAATCGTACCTTCTTTCAAAACTATTGAATGACCATCTAGGAAAATCATTTAGTGAGTTCATCAACGAGAAACGTGTTCAACATGCCATGCACCTAATAGCTGAAGATGCCGATAAGAAAATGACCAATTTCGCTATTGCAGTGGACTCTGGTTTTAGATCTGAATCTGTTTTCTATGTGAACTTTAAGAAACATTCTGGTATGACTCCAAGACAATATCGTTCACAATTAAAAGAAAAAGCAGCTTAG
- a CDS encoding DUF4380 domain-containing protein, which yields MKKKQINNIVLLLLIVFPMLKVEAQKLQSESTEVTFDIERGGRIAQVTFNGTLLLFDGHKELGGSVWWPAPQTLWGWPPPKEIDLAPYKVISSSPSKTTLESQECASMGLQLKKEYRLLNKHHLSVTYAAKNISKAVVDFGHWEVSRVPKGGEIMVKVDQRFDDNIPLANEKYLYIDHQKFDKIYDPKNEIIHFNIGDEDLELPYKGKNKLFIDSKGWVAYLVDNVLFIKVIKNEPLASITPSQGEIEIYVSPILPMVEVEQHSAYQHLSPQETSSWTVDWLMYEVNLNDKELLLEFIEQTVENFKATN from the coding sequence ATGAAAAAAAAGCAAATAAATAATATTGTATTACTCTTACTGATTGTTTTTCCAATGTTGAAAGTAGAAGCACAAAAACTTCAATCAGAAAGTACAGAAGTCACTTTTGATATAGAAAGAGGAGGACGAATTGCCCAAGTTACCTTTAACGGGACACTTCTTTTATTCGATGGTCATAAAGAACTAGGAGGTTCTGTATGGTGGCCGGCACCTCAAACTTTATGGGGTTGGCCTCCTCCAAAAGAAATTGATTTGGCACCCTATAAAGTGATTTCTTCTTCTCCAAGTAAAACAACATTAGAAAGTCAGGAATGTGCTTCGATGGGGTTGCAATTAAAGAAAGAATATCGCCTATTGAATAAGCATCATTTATCCGTGACTTATGCTGCCAAGAATATATCTAAAGCGGTGGTAGATTTTGGACACTGGGAAGTTTCTAGAGTGCCAAAAGGCGGGGAAATAATGGTAAAAGTAGATCAACGTTTTGATGATAATATCCCATTAGCAAATGAAAAATACCTTTATATAGATCATCAAAAATTCGACAAGATCTATGATCCTAAAAATGAGATCATACATTTTAATATTGGTGATGAAGATTTAGAATTACCTTATAAAGGCAAAAATAAATTATTTATAGATAGTAAAGGTTGGGTAGCTTACTTGGTTGATAATGTACTATTTATCAAAGTGATTAAAAACGAACCTTTGGCAAGTATCACACCTTCACAAGGGGAAATAGAAATCTATGTTTCTCCTATTTTACCTATGGTTGAGGTCGAGCAACATTCGGCATATCAACATCTCTCCCCCCAAGAAACCTCCTCATGGACGGTCGATTGGTTGATGTATGAGGTCAACCTAAATGATAAAGAGTTATTACTCGAATTTATTGAACAAACGGTAGAGAACTTTAAAGCAACTAATTGA